A region from the Vulpes lagopus strain Blue_001 chromosome 5, ASM1834538v1, whole genome shotgun sequence genome encodes:
- the KCMF1 gene encoding E3 ubiquitin-protein ligase KCMF1 yields the protein MGYTETSLQEHVTSEHAETSTEVICPICAALPGGDPNHVTDDFAAHLTLEHRAPRDLDESSGVRHVRRMFHPGRGLGGPRARRSNMHFTSSSTGGLSSSQSSYSPSNREAMDPIAELLSQLSGVRRSAGGQLNSSGPSASQLQQLQMQLQLERQHAQAARQQLETARNATRRTNTSSVTTTITQSTATTNTANTESSQQTIQNSQFLLTRLNDPKMSETERQSMESERADRSLFVQELLLSTLVREESSSSDEDERGEMADFGAMGCVDIMPLDVALENLNLKESNKGNEPPPPPL from the exons ATTTGTCCAATATGTGCAGCATTACCTGGAGGCGATCCTAATCATGTCACGGATGACTTTGCAGCTCATCTTACACTTGAACACAGAGCCCCTAGAGATTTA GATGAATCGAGTGGTGTTCGACATGTACGTAGAATGTTTCACCCTGGCCGGGGATTAGGAGGTCCTCGTGCTCGTAGATCAAACATGCACTTTACTAGCAGTTCTACTGGTGGACTTTCTTCTTCTCAGAGTTCATATTCTCCAAGCAATAGGGAAGCCATGGACCCTATAGCTG AGCTTTTATCTCAGTTATCAGGAGTGAGACGTTCTGCAGGAGGACAGCTTAATTCTTCTGGCCCTTCCGCTTCTCAGTTACAACAACTGCAGATGCAGCTGCAGCTGGAACGGCAGCATGCCCAGGCAGCACGACAACAACTGGAGACCGCACGCAACGCAACCCGGCGTACTAACACAAGCAGTGTCACCACTACAATCACACAATCCACAGCAACAACCAACACAGCTAACACAGAAAGCAGTCAGCAAACTATCCAGAATTCCCAATTTCTTTTAACAAG GTTGAATGATCCTAAAATGTCTGAAACGGAGCGCCAGTCCATGGAAAGTGAGCGCGCAGACCGCAGCCTGTTTGTCCAAGAGCTCCTTCTGTCTACTTTAGTGCGTGAAGAGAGCTCGTCCTCCGACGAGGATGAACGGGGGGAGATGGCCGATTTTGGTGCTATGGGCTGTGTAGATATTATGCCTTTAGATGTTGCTTTAGAAAACCTAAATTTAAAAGAGAGTAATAAAGGAAATGAgcctccaccacctcctctttGA